Proteins encoded together in one Astatotilapia calliptera chromosome 7, fAstCal1.2, whole genome shotgun sequence window:
- the tat gene encoding tyrosine aminotransferase gives MSSRMETKSYMVQMNGNGVCGKTTVNGKTLNENGVNRNGVHGNGVHHVNIKGALYPIKSKSRRQRWEVKPSEMANNTLNPIRAIVDGMKLTPNPEKPMIALSIGDPTVFGNLPTDGAVLQAMKDAIDSQKYNGYAPSVGYLQSRQAVANFYSCPEAPLEAEDVILTSGCSQAIDLAISVLCNPGDNILVPCPGFSLYKTLAVSMGIEVKLYNLLPEKSWEVDLQHMESLIDERTSCLIITNPSNPCGSVFNKKHLQEILKVASRHCVPILADEIYSDMVFPGCSSPSMASLSSDVPILSCGGLAKRWLVPGWRMGWILIHDRDDIFGTEIRQGLVKLSQRILGACSIVQGALEQILDSTPQSFYNNTIGFLKSNSEICFSELSSVPGLNPVMPSGAMYIMIGIDMDHFPDFKNDVDFTERLVTEQSVFCLPASAFEYPNFFRIVVTVPEEMMLEACARIREFCQSHYRPPSRDSNDLDQ, from the exons ATGAG TTCCAGGATGGAGACCAAGTCTTACATGGTTCAGATGAACGGGAATGGAGTTTGTGGCAAAACTACGGTAAATGGAAAAACCCTAAATGAAAATGGAGTGAACAGAAACGGGGTGCACGGGAATGGCGTCCACCATGTCAACATCAAAGGCGCCTTATACCCAATCAAATCTAAGAGCCGGAGGCAAAGGTGGGAGGTGAAGCCTTCGGAGATGGCTAACAACACGCTCAACCCCATCAGGGCCATCGTGGATGGGATGAAGCTCACCCCGAACCCGGAAAAACCCATGATCGCACTTTCGATCG GGGATCCCACCGTGTTTGGAAACCTGCCCACCGATGGTGCAGTGCTTCAGGCCATGAAGGATGCCATAGACTCCCAAAAATACAACGGCTATGCTCCCTCTGTCG GTTACCTGCAGAGTCGGCAGGCGGTGGCAAACTTCTACAGCTGCCCTGAGGCTCCACTGGAGGCAGAG GATGTGATTCTGACCAGCGGATGCAGTCAGGCCATCGACCTGGCTATCAGTGTGTTGTGCAACCCAGGAGACAATATCCTGGTACCGTGCCCAGGCTTCTCCTTATATAAAACTCTGGCTGTTTCCATGGGCATCGAGGTCAAACTTTACAACCTGCTT CCGGAGAAGTCGTGGGAGGTTGACCTGCAGCACATGGAGAGCCTGATTGATGAGAGGACTTCCTGTCTAATCATCACCAACCCATCCAACCCGTGTGGCTCTGTTTTCAACAAGAAGCACCTGCAGGAGATCCTCAAAG tgGCCTCCAGACACTGTGTCCCCATCCTGGCTGATGAGATCTACAGTGATATG GTTTTCCCAGGATGCAGTTCTCCTTCAATGGCATCCCTCAGCAGTGATGTTCCCATCCTGTCCTGTGGCGGTTTGGCTAAACGCTGGCTGGTGCCTGGCTGGAGGATGGGATGGATCCTCATCCATGACAGGGATGATATATTTGGAACTGag ATTCGACAGGGTCTGGTAAAACTCAGCCAGCGTATTCTGGGAGCCTGCAGCATCGTTCAGGGGGCGCTGGAGCAAATCCTCGACAGCACTCCTCAAAGCTTCTACAACAACACCATCGGCTTCCTTAAG TCTAACTCAGAGATTTGCTTCAGCGAGCTGTCCTCCGTCCCCGGCCTGAACCCTGTCATGCCTTCAGGAGCCATGTACATCATG ATTGGGATCGACATGGATCACTTCCCAGATTTTAAGAACGATGTGGACTTCACCGAACGGCTGGTGACTGAGCAGTCTGTCTTCTGTCTGCCTGCTTCG GCGTTTGAGTATCCCAACTTCTTCCGCATTGTGGTGACAGTCCCGGAGGAGATGATGCTGGAGGCTTGTGCTCGGATCAGGGAGTTTTGCCAGAGCCACTATCGCCCCCCCAGCCGTGACAGCAATGACCTGGACCAGTAA
- the pdf gene encoding peptide deformylase, mitochondrial isoform X2: protein MNTSSVSLLQLSWTGLRLYASKGHRSGALSLMAAASTRLPHTSPCRRSLSSNVKVRSYLQYVKRKIISPPSPPYSHVCQVGDPVLRSHAAAVDPSAVTGPEIQRVIKTMVAVMRKLECVGLSAPQIGVPLRILALEYPQKMFEESAPATREVRGLSVQPLRIFVNPQLRVLDGRTVLFQEACESISGFSATVPRYLSVEVSGLNENGEAVTWQASGWSARIVQHEMDHLDGVLYVDRMDTKTFININWQAHNE from the exons ATGAACACGTCCTCAGTGTCTCTGCTCCAGCTCTCCTGGACCGGGCTCAGACTGTATGCATCTAAAGGCCATCGCTCCGGAGCCCTGAGCCTGATGGCAGCAGCTTCCACCCGTCTTCCACACACCTCACCCTGTAGACGCTCCTTATCCAGCAACGTCAAAGTGCGCTCCTACCTGCAGTACGTCAAACGCAAGATCATATCCCCCCCCAGTCCTCCGTACAGCCATGTGTGTCAGGTAGGAGACCCGGTGCTGCGTTCACATGCAGCTGCTGTGGACCCTTCAGCTGTAACGGGACCTGAGATCCAGCGTGTCATTAAAACTATGGTGGCAGTAATGAGGAAGCTTGAGTGCGTGGGACTGAGTGCGCCTCAAATTGGCGTGCCACTCCGGATCCTGGCTCTGGAATATCCCCAAAAAATGTTTGAAGAGAGCGCGCCTGCCACGAGGGAGGTCCGCGGTCTCTCCGTCCAGCCCCTAAGGATCTTTGTGAACCCACAGCTGAGGGTGCTGGATGGTCGGACGGTGCTGTTTCAGGAGGCCTGTGAGAGCATCTCGGGCTTCTCTGCCACGGTTCCCCGCTACCTGTCTGTGGAAGTGTCTG GTCTCAATGAAAATGGCGAAGCTGTAACGTGGCAGGCTAGTGGCTGGTCGGCCCGGATCGTCCAGCACGAGATGGACCACCTGGACGGCGTCCTCTACGTCGACCGCATGGACACAAAGACCTTCATTAATATCAACTGGCAGGCACACAACGAATAG
- the LOC113027216 gene encoding phosphatidylinositol N-acetylglucosaminyltransferase subunit Y, with amino-acid sequence MLSLSVMVGLVPIVSLFGLFYSAAVDENFPQGCTSSSSVCFYSLLLPVTIPVYVFFHLWSWMGIKLFRHN; translated from the coding sequence ATGTTGTCCCTGTCTGTGATGGTGGGACTGGTCCCCATAGTGTCCCTCTTTGGTTTGTTCTACTCTGCGGCGGTGGATGAGAACTTCCCTCAGGgctgcaccagcagcagcagtgtgtgcTTCTACAGCCTGCTGCTGCCCGTCACCATCCCCGTCTACGTCTTCTTCCACCTCTGGAGCTGGATGGGGATCAAGCTTTTCAGGCACAACTAG
- the pyurf gene encoding protein preY, mitochondrial: MFKNVLSRLLTETFFVERNVRNTPLLRRVAAVSAPVRSFTDVKDEAQPPFDTALLEVLVCPLSKKPLRYEPKTNELINEELGIAYPVIDGIPNMIPQEARLIRKDASDTPAQ; the protein is encoded by the exons ATGTTTAAGAATGTTTTGAGCAGATTGCTGACTGAAACCTTCTTTGTTGAGCGTAATGTGAGAAACACGCCGTTATTACGGAGGGTAGCTGCCGTCTCCGCGCCGGTGAGGAGCTTTACGGACGTGAAGGACGAAGCGCAGCCGCCTTTCGACACCGCCCTGCTGGAGGTCCTCGTATGTCCGCTGTCCAAGAAACCGCtcag ATACGAGCCTAAGACCAACGAGCTGATCAACGAGGAGCTCGGCATTGCCTATCCCGTCATCGACGGCATTCCCAACATGATCCCTCAGGAGGCCAGACTCATTCGGAAAGATGCTTCAGACACACCTGCACAGTAA
- the LOC113025074 gene encoding uncharacterized protein LOC113025074, with protein sequence MDGGELRAGRMQSFSKLPVWIIEHVWTHKMMDIQQVLDLSSWPDVDSQPLSLEDSWRLRVVSAQVYSIIKSRDLEHFERMIGFLETTYRLLPRLIPAIKHMKIMFGLKTMVIMWMLKEGRGMVDTVSKIGQFFPSKLPEYQDQCSQREMFLMRKNHLDFRTLAQTLAMDKDKLEHYIKNDMDEQYGERYAQKVEDRLLHYLHELDAVLQGDTYIDKILKKQSPVTEEEKLLLEVISSDSTTIAATLKKLLHCDAASCRQSSISRSPQLFKSALSQTNPDVHPEEAPRDVSEDSFSFSDRSSDVRGHQQPEEEDEVNKRAEEEGSQGNSTSVQEAAPTPQFCSKHQRWVKSILRGCSEELLLQPNVSSSPLLFPSSSSTSSSQDLTPSDLIPCPSDQPPSQTPSPPRAAVQASRTAKPKYRRSSGSLGSSGDTSQAQILPQASSARGSPLPALLSPVVRLVNIGSFGTSCKHQQASPKQLLLAASSSSEMLSSPHHHTSGNVKDKNSSSRSAWCQTPTEQRKLRRVCSTNRHKEDLEAFAQTPQQLVQDPSTSQMGVPATASDISVSGPPQKGAQSESLFSACAANQITPSSKSSKKVVPRSSLRHRQPQKNSRPRSGTARRSSRSSSAAGRDKTSRGLRAQLRLSLPSQGVLLHSKLLQPYVSLTRLSSEQCHLSTRRKASAGPEEPVEQGSDGEERRKQEEEDSSFDVNALYSTDSSSSDGEESPDRDPDYRPHIKKKRLLLEYENARVLSHGDSS encoded by the exons ATGGACGGAGGGGAGCTGCGGGCTGGACGCATGCAGAGCTTCTCTAAGCTGCCTGTGTGGATCATAGAGCATGTCTGGACTCACAAGATGATGGATATACAACAAG TTTTGGACCTGTCCAGCTGGCCAGATGTGGACTCCCAACCTCTGAGTCTGGAAGACTCGTGGAGGCTGCGCGTCGTCTCTGCTCAGGTCTATTCCATCATAAAGAGCAGGGACCTGGAGCACTTTGAGAGGATGATAGGGTTTCTGGAAACCACGTACCGACTTCTACCCAGACTGATTCCTGCCATCAAACACATGAAGATCATGTTTGGCCTCAAGACCATG GTCATTATGTGGATGCTCAAAGAGGGCCGGGGAATGGTTGACACCGTGTCAAAAATCGGCCAGTTCTTCCCGAGCAAACTCCCCGAGTACCAAGACCAGTGT AGCCAACGAGAAATGTTCCTcatgaggaagaaccacctggaCTTTAGGACTCTGGCGCAAACACTTGCTATGGACAAAGACAAACTTGAACATTACATTAAG AATGACATGGACGAGCAGTATGGGGAACGGTATGCCCAGAAAGTCGAGGACAGGCTGCTGCATTATCTCCATGAGCTGGATGCTGTGTTACAAGGAGATACCTACATtgataag ATCCTGAAGAAACAGAGCCCTGTGACTGAAGAGGAGAAGCTACTTTTAGAGGTGATAAGCTCTGACTCCACCACCATAGCTGCGACCCTGAAGAAGCTGCTGCACTGCG atgCTGCTTCCTGTCGTCAGTCGTCGATATCTCGGTCGCCTCAACTCTTTAAGTCGGCTTTAAGCCAAACTAATCCAGATGTTCATCCAGAGGAGGCTCCTCGCGACGTGTCCGAAGACAGCTTCAGTTTTTCGGACAGGAGCTCAGACGTTAGAGGACATCAGCAAccagaggaggaagatgaggtgAACAAGAGAGCGGAGGAAGAGGGCAGTCAGGGAAACAGCACAAGTGTTCAGGAGGCGGCCCCCACCCCTCAGTTCTGCTCCAAACACCAGCGATGGGTGAAGAGCATCCTGCGGGGATGCTCGGAGGAGCTTCTCCTTCAGCCGAACGTTTCCtcatctcccctgctcttcccGTCGTCGTCTTCTACTTCTTCATCGCAGGACCTCACACCATCTGACCTCATCCCCTGTCCGTCCGATCAGCCACCTTCGCAGACCCCCAGCCCTCCTCGGGCAGCAGTCCAAGCATCCAGAACAGCAAAACCCAAATACAGGCGCAGCTCCGGGTCACTCGGATCCTCAGGCGACACCTCACAAGCACAAATTCTGCCTCAGGCCTCGTCTGCTCGGGGCTCTCCGCTGCCTGCTCTGCTGTCACCGGTGGTCCGACTGGTGAACATCGGCTCCTTCGGGACGAGCTGTAAACACCAGCAAGCATCACCAAAGCAGCTTCTTCTGGCAGCTTCTTCCAGTTCGGAGATGCTAAGTTctccacaccatcacacctcagGAAacgtaaaagacaaaaacagttcATCTCGCTCTGCCTGGTGTCAAACCCCGACTGAACAGAGAAAGCTCAGACGGGTCTGCAGTACCAACAGACACAAGGAGGATTTGGAGGCATTTGCTCAAACCCCCCAGCAGCTTGTTCAGGACCCAAGTACCTCTCAGATGGGTGTTCCAGCCACAGCCAGTGACATCAGTGTCTCTGGACCTCCTCAGAAAGGTGCTCAGTCAGAGAGTTTGTTCTCCGCCTGTGCTGCCAATCAAATCACACCATCTTCCAAGTCATCTAAAAAAGTCGTCCCTCGGAGCTCTCTTCGCCATCGTCAGCCACAAAAGAACAGCAGACCTCGATCAGGAACCGCCCGGCGCTCCTCACGCTCCTCCTCTGCCGCAGGCAGGGACAAAACCAGCCGAGGCCTCAGAGCTCAGCTGAGGCTATCGCTGCCCAGTCAGGGTGTGCTGCTGCACTCCAAGCTGCTACAACCCTACGTGAGTCTTACCAGGCTGAGCTCTGAGCAGTGTCACCTATCGACCCGAAGGAAAGCCTCAGCCGGGCCGGAAGAGCCCGTGGAGCAAGGCAGCGACGGCGAGGAAAGGAGGAAGCAAGAGGAGGAAGACTCTTCCTTCGATGTGAACGCTCTTTACTCCACTGATTCCTCAAGCAGTGACGGAGAGGAGTCACCTGACCGTGACCCTGATTATAGACCTcacatcaaaaagaaaagacttcTGTTAGAGTATGAAAATGCGAGAGTGCTCAGTCACGGTGACAGCAGTTGA
- the pdf gene encoding peptide deformylase, mitochondrial isoform X1 has translation MSPTMNTSSVSLLQLSWTGLRLYASKGHRSGALSLMAAASTRLPHTSPCRRSLSSNVKVRSYLQYVKRKIISPPSPPYSHVCQVGDPVLRSHAAAVDPSAVTGPEIQRVIKTMVAVMRKLECVGLSAPQIGVPLRILALEYPQKMFEESAPATREVRGLSVQPLRIFVNPQLRVLDGRTVLFQEACESISGFSATVPRYLSVEVSGLNENGEAVTWQASGWSARIVQHEMDHLDGVLYVDRMDTKTFININWQAHNE, from the exons ATGAG TCCCACCATGAACACGTCCTCAGTGTCTCTGCTCCAGCTCTCCTGGACCGGGCTCAGACTGTATGCATCTAAAGGCCATCGCTCCGGAGCCCTGAGCCTGATGGCAGCAGCTTCCACCCGTCTTCCACACACCTCACCCTGTAGACGCTCCTTATCCAGCAACGTCAAAGTGCGCTCCTACCTGCAGTACGTCAAACGCAAGATCATATCCCCCCCCAGTCCTCCGTACAGCCATGTGTGTCAGGTAGGAGACCCGGTGCTGCGTTCACATGCAGCTGCTGTGGACCCTTCAGCTGTAACGGGACCTGAGATCCAGCGTGTCATTAAAACTATGGTGGCAGTAATGAGGAAGCTTGAGTGCGTGGGACTGAGTGCGCCTCAAATTGGCGTGCCACTCCGGATCCTGGCTCTGGAATATCCCCAAAAAATGTTTGAAGAGAGCGCGCCTGCCACGAGGGAGGTCCGCGGTCTCTCCGTCCAGCCCCTAAGGATCTTTGTGAACCCACAGCTGAGGGTGCTGGATGGTCGGACGGTGCTGTTTCAGGAGGCCTGTGAGAGCATCTCGGGCTTCTCTGCCACGGTTCCCCGCTACCTGTCTGTGGAAGTGTCTG GTCTCAATGAAAATGGCGAAGCTGTAACGTGGCAGGCTAGTGGCTGGTCGGCCCGGATCGTCCAGCACGAGATGGACCACCTGGACGGCGTCCTCTACGTCGACCGCATGGACACAAAGACCTTCATTAATATCAACTGGCAGGCACACAACGAATAG